A DNA window from Rhizobium jaguaris contains the following coding sequences:
- a CDS encoding outer membrane protein, which yields MMKTLIGAAAALLVGTSAFSADLYTPPPAAPEVVSQSSGWYLRGDVGYVFTDLRGANYFQGSNSNMHDFDSANLDDTWSLGGGVGYQVNNYLRTDVTLDYLFSSDFKGSTSGDCGGCGPGFTAVPATSHDVATLTAYSLLANAYVDIGTYGIFTPYVGGGLGGTYVKWDKLKNTSCSNADSSSCDETVTHNGRGSWRFTYALMAGTSIDLSCNLKADVGYRYRHIEGGDMFGYAENGGPGYDKGLNLHEARIGARYTFGGCQTASYMPPAEIPPQPAVYK from the coding sequence ATGATGAAAACTTTGATTGGGGCCGCTGCAGCTTTGCTCGTCGGCACATCCGCTTTTTCAGCCGATCTCTATACGCCGCCACCGGCGGCACCTGAAGTGGTCAGCCAATCGAGCGGCTGGTATCTGCGCGGCGATGTTGGTTACGTATTCACCGACCTGCGCGGCGCCAACTACTTCCAGGGCTCCAACTCCAACATGCATGATTTCGATAGCGCCAACCTCGACGACACTTGGTCGCTCGGCGGCGGTGTCGGTTACCAGGTCAATAACTACCTGCGCACGGACGTGACGCTGGATTACCTCTTCTCGTCCGATTTCAAAGGCTCCACGAGCGGCGATTGCGGCGGCTGCGGCCCCGGTTTCACAGCGGTGCCTGCGACGTCGCACGACGTGGCCACGCTGACGGCCTACAGCTTGCTTGCCAACGCCTATGTCGATATCGGCACCTATGGCATCTTCACGCCTTATGTGGGCGGCGGTCTCGGCGGCACCTACGTCAAATGGGACAAGCTGAAGAACACCTCCTGCTCTAACGCCGATTCGAGCTCCTGTGACGAGACCGTCACGCATAACGGCCGCGGCAGCTGGCGCTTCACCTACGCGCTGATGGCTGGTACTTCGATCGACCTGTCGTGCAATCTCAAGGCCGATGTCGGTTATCGCTACCGCCATATCGAAGGCGGCGATATGTTCGGCTATGCGGAAAACGGCGGTCCCGGCTACGACAAGGGCCTCAACCTGCACGAAGCCCGCATCGGCGCACGCTACACCTTCGGCGGCTGCCAGACCGCCAGCTACATGCCGCCGGCCGAGATCCCGCCCCAACCGGCGGTCTACAAGTAA
- a CDS encoding SH3 domain-containing protein, producing MTCFRNLGAGLCLALIFLTTAALAGPIPIEPVAATSWNKGRETGLPIPRYVSLKAHKARMRAGPSTIYPTKWIYMKPGLPLEIIDEYGHWRQVRDDVGTTGWMHSALLSGLRTAVVGPWLKTNAMLRRSPETTAALIAELQPGVLLSLRSCTGAWCSVSVQKHSTSGYIRQNLLWGAYPGEMFQ from the coding sequence TTGACTTGCTTTCGCAATCTGGGTGCCGGCCTATGCCTCGCGCTTATCTTTCTGACGACCGCCGCGCTCGCTGGCCCCATTCCGATTGAGCCCGTTGCGGCTACGAGCTGGAACAAGGGGCGGGAAACTGGACTGCCGATCCCTCGTTACGTGTCGTTGAAAGCGCATAAGGCACGTATGCGCGCCGGGCCATCAACGATCTATCCCACCAAATGGATCTATATGAAACCCGGCCTGCCGCTGGAGATCATCGATGAATACGGCCATTGGCGACAAGTCCGCGATGATGTCGGCACCACCGGTTGGATGCACAGCGCACTTCTTTCGGGGCTGCGAACGGCCGTTGTCGGGCCGTGGTTGAAGACAAATGCAATGCTGCGCAGAAGCCCGGAAACAACGGCCGCACTCATCGCCGAGCTGCAACCCGGCGTTCTGCTGTCGCTACGCTCCTGCACCGGTGCCTGGTGCAGCGTCTCGGTACAGAAGCATTCCACAAGCGGCTATATCAGGCAGAACTTGCTCTGGGGCGCCTATCCTGGCGAAATGTTTCAGTGA
- the glmM gene encoding phosphoglucosamine mutase codes for MKRRYFGTDGIRGQSNIYPMTPDLAMRVGIAAGTIFHRGSHRHRVVIGKDTRLSGYMLENAMVAGFTAAGVDAFVLGPIPTPAVAMLTRSLRADIGVMISASHNPYEDNGIKLFGPDGYKLSDDLETKIEDLLEKDMTAHLAKSENIGRAKRVDGVHDRYIEHAKRTLPRDVTLQGLRIAIDCANGAAYKVAPAVLWELGADVVTIGNEPNGTNINLNCGSTSPVALQKKVDEVRADIGIALDGDADRVIIVDETGTIVDGDQLMAVIAESWAESQLLRGNGIVATVMSNLGLERFLEDKGMALARTAVGDRYVVEHMRQHNYNVGGEQSGHIVLSDYGTTGDGLVAALQILAAVKRTGKPVSEVCRRFEPVPQLLRNVRISGGKPLEDIQVRKAIADAENELARSGRLVIRPSGTEPLIRVMAEGDDRGQIERIVGGLIDVISNVRNAA; via the coding sequence ATGAAACGTCGCTATTTCGGAACGGACGGAATCCGCGGTCAATCCAATATCTATCCGATGACGCCGGATCTCGCCATGCGAGTGGGCATCGCCGCGGGTACGATCTTTCACCGAGGTAGTCATCGCCATCGAGTGGTCATCGGCAAGGATACGCGTCTCTCCGGCTATATGCTGGAAAACGCCATGGTAGCGGGCTTCACCGCCGCCGGCGTCGATGCGTTCGTTCTAGGCCCTATCCCGACGCCTGCTGTCGCCATGCTGACACGGTCGCTCCGCGCCGATATCGGCGTTATGATCTCCGCTTCGCACAATCCTTACGAAGATAACGGCATCAAGCTTTTCGGCCCCGACGGCTACAAGCTGTCCGATGACCTCGAAACGAAGATCGAGGATCTGCTGGAAAAGGACATGACGGCGCATCTCGCCAAGTCCGAGAACATCGGCCGCGCCAAGCGCGTCGACGGCGTACATGACCGCTATATCGAACATGCCAAGCGTACCTTGCCGCGCGATGTGACGTTGCAGGGCCTACGCATCGCCATCGACTGCGCCAATGGTGCCGCTTATAAGGTCGCGCCCGCCGTGCTTTGGGAACTCGGCGCCGATGTCGTCACCATCGGCAACGAGCCGAACGGCACCAACATCAATCTCAATTGCGGCTCCACCAGCCCGGTCGCTCTACAGAAGAAGGTCGACGAAGTGCGTGCCGATATCGGTATTGCGCTCGACGGTGACGCCGATCGCGTCATCATCGTCGACGAAACCGGCACGATCGTCGATGGCGACCAACTGATGGCCGTCATTGCCGAGAGCTGGGCCGAGAGCCAGTTGCTGCGTGGCAATGGCATCGTCGCCACCGTCATGTCCAATCTCGGTCTGGAACGCTTCCTAGAAGACAAGGGCATGGCACTTGCCCGCACTGCGGTTGGCGACCGTTATGTCGTGGAGCATATGCGCCAGCACAATTACAATGTCGGCGGGGAGCAGTCCGGTCATATCGTGCTCTCCGACTATGGCACGACGGGAGACGGTCTCGTGGCCGCACTGCAGATCCTGGCTGCGGTCAAGCGCACGGGTAAGCCCGTCAGCGAAGTCTGCCGCCGTTTCGAACCGGTGCCGCAGCTCCTGCGCAATGTCCGCATTTCCGGCGGCAAGCCGCTGGAGGACATTCAAGTGCGCAAGGCGATCGCCGATGCCGAAAACGAGCTGGCCCGCAGCGGCCGCCTGGTCATCCGCCCTTCCGGCACCGAGCCGCTGATCCGCGTCATGGCGGAAGGCGACGATCGCGGCCAGATCGAACGCATCGTCGGCGGCCTGATCGATGTGATCTCAAACGTCCGCAACGCTGCCTGA
- a CDS encoding GDCCVxC domain-containing (seleno)protein has translation MILSSTITCPICRFKATETMPSDACQYFYECKGCGAILRPKVGDCCVFCSYGTVPCPPIQAQSGRGRCC, from the coding sequence GTGATTCTCAGCTCAACAATTACCTGCCCGATCTGCCGCTTCAAGGCGACGGAAACGATGCCATCAGATGCCTGCCAGTATTTCTATGAATGCAAGGGCTGCGGTGCCATCCTTCGGCCGAAGGTCGGCGATTGTTGTGTGTTCTGCTCATACGGAACCGTTCCTTGTCCGCCGATCCAGGCTCAGAGCGGGCGAGGCCGTTGCTGTTAA
- the ftsH gene encoding ATP-dependent zinc metalloprotease FtsH: MNPNFRNFALWAIIALLLIALFSMFQNAPAQTGSREIPYSQFLREVDSGRVRDVTVTGNRVVGSYVENGTPFQTYAPVVDDSLLERLQSKNVNIVGRPESDGSSSFLSYLGTLLPMLLILGVWLFFMRQMQGGSRGAMGFGKSKAKLLTEAHGRVTFDDVAGVDEAKQDLEEIVEFLRDPQKFQRLGGRIPRGVLLVGPPGTGKTLLARAIAGEANVPFFTISGSDFVEMFVGVGASRVRDMFEQAKKNAPCIIFIDEIDAVGRHRGAGLGGGNDEREQTLNQLLVEMDGFEANEGIILIAATNRPDVLDPALLRPGRFDRQVVVPNPDIVGRERILKVHARNVPLAPNVDLKTLARGTPGFSGADLMNLVNEAALMAARRNKRLVTMQEFEDAKDKIMMGAERRSSAMTEAEKKLTAYHEAGHAITALNVAVADPLHKATIIPRGRALGMVMQLPEGDRYSMSYKWMVSRLCIMMGGRVAEELTFGKENITSGASSDIEQATKLARAMVTQWGFSDELGQVAYGENQQEVFLGHSVSQSKNVSEATAQKIDNEVRRLIDQAYKQAMDIITTKHDEFVALAEGLLEYETLTGEEIKALIRGEKPARDLGDDTPPSRGSAVPKTGAKKDGSLGTKGDEPEGGFEPQPR, from the coding sequence ATGAACCCTAATTTTCGTAATTTCGCTCTGTGGGCAATCATAGCTTTGTTATTGATTGCTCTGTTCAGCATGTTCCAGAACGCGCCGGCACAAACAGGCTCCAGAGAAATTCCTTATTCGCAATTCCTCCGTGAAGTTGACTCCGGCCGCGTCCGTGACGTCACCGTCACCGGCAATCGCGTGGTCGGCAGCTATGTCGAAAATGGAACACCTTTCCAGACCTATGCTCCGGTCGTGGACGACAGCCTGCTTGAACGCCTGCAAAGCAAAAACGTCAACATTGTCGGCCGCCCGGAATCGGATGGGTCTTCGAGCTTCTTGAGCTATCTCGGCACGCTGCTGCCGATGCTCCTGATCCTCGGTGTCTGGCTGTTCTTCATGCGCCAGATGCAAGGGGGCTCGCGCGGTGCGATGGGCTTCGGCAAGTCCAAAGCCAAGCTTTTGACCGAGGCGCATGGCCGTGTCACCTTCGATGATGTCGCCGGTGTCGACGAAGCTAAGCAGGATCTGGAAGAAATCGTTGAATTCCTGCGTGATCCGCAGAAGTTTCAGCGTCTCGGCGGCCGTATCCCACGTGGCGTTCTGCTCGTCGGTCCTCCGGGCACCGGTAAGACGCTTCTGGCGCGTGCCATTGCCGGCGAAGCCAATGTGCCGTTCTTCACCATTTCCGGTTCCGACTTCGTTGAAATGTTCGTCGGTGTCGGCGCCAGCCGCGTTCGCGACATGTTCGAACAAGCCAAGAAGAATGCGCCTTGCATTATCTTCATCGACGAAATCGACGCCGTCGGCCGCCATCGTGGTGCCGGTCTCGGCGGCGGTAACGATGAACGCGAGCAGACGCTGAACCAGCTGCTGGTCGAAATGGACGGTTTCGAAGCCAATGAGGGCATCATCCTCATCGCGGCCACCAACCGCCCTGACGTTCTCGACCCGGCGCTGCTGCGTCCCGGTCGCTTCGACCGCCAGGTCGTCGTGCCGAACCCGGATATCGTCGGCCGCGAGCGCATCCTCAAGGTGCATGCCCGCAACGTTCCGCTGGCTCCGAATGTCGACCTGAAGACGCTTGCCCGCGGTACGCCGGGGTTCTCCGGCGCGGACCTGATGAACCTCGTCAACGAAGCTGCGCTGATGGCTGCCCGCCGCAACAAGCGCCTGGTCACCATGCAGGAGTTCGAGGACGCCAAGGACAAGATCATGATGGGCGCCGAGCGCCGCTCTTCGGCAATGACCGAAGCGGAAAAGAAGCTCACGGCCTATCACGAAGCCGGTCACGCCATCACGGCGCTCAATGTCGCCGTCGCCGATCCGTTGCATAAGGCGACCATCATTCCGCGCGGCCGCGCGCTCGGTATGGTCATGCAGCTTCCCGAGGGCGACCGCTACTCGATGAGCTATAAGTGGATGGTGTCGCGCCTCTGCATCATGATGGGCGGCCGTGTCGCGGAAGAGCTGACCTTCGGCAAGGAGAACATCACCTCCGGCGCGTCCTCGGATATCGAGCAGGCGACCAAGCTTGCCCGCGCCATGGTCACACAATGGGGCTTCTCCGATGAACTCGGTCAGGTCGCTTATGGTGAAAACCAGCAGGAGGTCTTCCTCGGTCACTCTGTCTCGCAGTCGAAGAACGTCTCGGAAGCCACCGCGCAGAAGATCGACAATGAAGTCCGCCGTCTGATCGACCAGGCTTACAAACAGGCCATGGACATCATCACCACCAAGCACGACGAGTTCGTAGCACTGGCCGAAGGCCTGCTCGAATACGAAACGCTGACCGGCGAAGAGATCAAGGCGCTGATTCGCGGCGAAAAGCCCGCCCGCGATCTCGGCGACGATACGCCTCCGAGCCGTGGCTCGGCAGTGCCGAAGACCGGCGCCAAGAAGGATGGCTCGCTCGGTACCAAGGGTGACGAGCCCGAAGGCGGTTTTGAACCGCAGCCGCGTTGA
- the tilS gene encoding tRNA lysidine(34) synthetase TilS has protein sequence MPSDAVTGAATAQMPDTAAADFIHSLFKPAHILVAISGGSDSTGLLAALAEQLKSFPNSDIALSAATIDHGLRAESAEEARDVAALCATLGVPHIVRRWEGEKPKSGIMAAAREARYGLLADVAAEISANVVVTAHTLDDQCETLAMRAARLISEDAVGAGTGIADAILFDRRLWIVRPFLACRRADIRAYLARLGMSWLDDPSNEDIRYERVRTRKHLAQEDIASLSAPDGGGAARAALSAEAAAWLDRYVTVHAGVLCAVSRDALAADEGVLSYALSNLAAVFGGESYRPGRERMRRILDFVGEDKPGRRTTGGVVFDLRRDGLYLMRESRNIQPLVLAAGTDGVWDSRFQIVNHGPVAIRIEALGAGGAAKFQEGLPKGAVQRARAVLPRVIACDDGNGASATIAPYLAPFDRFLTRFDLTFADRLAACFGREPYMPPPL, from the coding sequence ATGCCCAGTGATGCTGTGACTGGTGCTGCCACAGCCCAAATGCCGGACACCGCGGCGGCCGATTTCATCCATTCCCTTTTCAAGCCTGCCCATATTCTGGTCGCTATTTCCGGCGGCAGCGATTCCACCGGTCTTCTGGCCGCTCTTGCCGAACAGCTGAAATCCTTCCCGAATTCCGACATTGCCCTTTCTGCAGCGACCATAGACCACGGCCTGCGGGCAGAGTCCGCCGAGGAAGCGCGTGACGTTGCCGCTCTCTGTGCAACGCTTGGCGTGCCCCATATCGTCCGTCGCTGGGAGGGTGAGAAGCCGAAGAGCGGTATCATGGCTGCAGCTCGCGAGGCGCGTTACGGGCTGCTCGCCGATGTTGCGGCCGAAATCTCTGCCAATGTTGTCGTTACAGCTCATACGCTCGATGACCAGTGCGAGACGCTGGCCATGCGCGCCGCACGTCTCATCAGTGAAGACGCGGTCGGAGCCGGCACGGGCATTGCCGACGCCATACTCTTTGATCGGCGCCTATGGATCGTCAGGCCGTTTCTCGCGTGCCGGCGAGCAGATATTCGTGCCTATCTCGCGCGGCTCGGCATGTCCTGGTTGGACGATCCGAGCAATGAGGATATCCGCTACGAGCGCGTACGTACACGAAAGCACTTGGCGCAGGAGGATATCGCGTCGCTCTCCGCGCCGGATGGAGGTGGTGCGGCTCGCGCGGCGCTCTCGGCGGAAGCCGCTGCCTGGCTGGACAGATATGTGACTGTCCATGCAGGTGTACTTTGCGCCGTCAGTCGGGATGCGCTGGCCGCCGATGAGGGCGTGCTCTCCTACGCGCTGTCTAATCTTGCAGCGGTATTCGGCGGTGAATCCTATCGGCCAGGCCGCGAGCGGATGCGCCGTATCCTGGATTTTGTTGGTGAGGACAAGCCGGGGCGGCGCACGACGGGCGGGGTCGTCTTCGATCTGCGTCGAGACGGGCTTTATCTCATGCGCGAAAGCCGCAACATCCAGCCGCTCGTGCTTGCGGCGGGGACCGACGGTGTATGGGATAGCCGCTTCCAGATCGTCAATCACGGTCCGGTCGCCATCCGCATCGAAGCATTGGGGGCGGGCGGTGCGGCGAAGTTTCAGGAGGGTTTGCCGAAAGGTGCCGTGCAGCGGGCACGGGCGGTTTTGCCGCGGGTGATCGCCTGCGATGACGGCAACGGCGCATCAGCCACGATTGCGCCTTATCTCGCACCTTTCGACCGCTTTTTGACACGATTCGATCTCACATTCGCGGATCGGTTGGCGGCTTGCTTTGGCCGTGAACCCTATATGCCGCCGCCGCTTTGA
- the ybgF gene encoding tol-pal system protein YbgF — MRRLVVASLLCLAAVAGSERDASALSLFGLHLGGRGTSEQAVPGNAVPQGQGQSGQAPVINVQNSDAEVRLQQLEDQMRQLNGRVEEMSYQLLQMQEQIRKTQEDNEFRFQQLEKRGGGGTGGAAGAGATAPMKKSEADAPAQGAGGGQQQDDIAGVISDSQGGDASGPAPQGGGAGKPPTQLGSIQFDPNGKQVGTTATRANNGSGAAPAANSGTQTASLGSEGDQYKAAYGHVLSGDYSVAEQEFRQYIDSYPNSARAADANFWLGEALYSQGKYNDAAKTFLNAHQKYGTSEKAPEMLLKLGMSLAALDNKDTACATLREVNKRYPKASKAVTNKVASEQKRLAC, encoded by the coding sequence ATGAGAAGACTTGTCGTGGCGAGCTTACTTTGTCTCGCCGCCGTGGCCGGCAGTGAGCGTGACGCCTCTGCCTTATCGCTTTTCGGACTTCACCTCGGTGGTCGCGGCACTTCGGAACAGGCTGTTCCGGGCAACGCGGTTCCCCAGGGGCAGGGACAGTCCGGGCAAGCACCTGTCATCAACGTCCAAAACAGCGATGCCGAAGTCCGTTTGCAGCAGCTTGAAGACCAGATGCGCCAGTTGAACGGCCGCGTCGAAGAGATGAGCTATCAATTGCTGCAGATGCAAGAGCAGATACGCAAGACGCAAGAGGACAATGAATTCCGCTTCCAGCAGCTTGAAAAGCGTGGCGGTGGGGGCACCGGCGGTGCGGCGGGCGCTGGCGCCACTGCCCCGATGAAGAAGAGCGAAGCCGACGCCCCGGCCCAGGGTGCGGGTGGCGGTCAGCAACAGGACGACATCGCCGGCGTCATCAGCGATTCGCAAGGTGGCGACGCGTCGGGTCCCGCGCCGCAGGGCGGTGGCGCTGGCAAGCCGCCGACCCAGCTCGGCTCGATCCAATTCGATCCGAACGGAAAACAGGTCGGCACGACGGCAACACGGGCCAACAATGGTTCGGGTGCTGCGCCCGCCGCAAATTCTGGAACGCAGACGGCTTCGCTCGGCAGCGAAGGCGATCAGTATAAGGCGGCCTACGGCCACGTCCTGTCCGGCGACTACAGCGTCGCCGAACAGGAGTTCCGCCAATACATCGACAGCTATCCGAACAGCGCCCGGGCGGCTGATGCCAATTTCTGGCTCGGTGAAGCGCTTTATTCGCAAGGCAAATACAATGACGCGGCTAAGACTTTCCTGAATGCGCATCAGAAATACGGCACCTCCGAAAAGGCGCCGGAAATGCTCTTGAAGCTTGGCATGTCGCTCGCCGCCCTGGACAACAAGGACACGGCCTGCGCGACGCTGCGCGAGGTGAACAAACGCTATCCGAAGGCTTCGAAGGCCGTTACCAACAAGGTCGCCAGTGAACAAAAGCGCCTTGCCTGCTGA
- the pal gene encoding peptidoglycan-associated lipoprotein Pal, whose amino-acid sequence MSRIATPAVGHMQNLARNPIMIALFVGLSLAGCASKKGLPNDANGLGLNGAGNARPGSPQDFTVNVGDRIFFDTDSSSIRADASQTLDRQAQWLARYPNYSITVEGHADERGTREYNLALGARRAAATKDYLASRGVPAQRMKTISYGKERPVATCDDISCWSQNRRAVTVLNGAGS is encoded by the coding sequence ATGAGCCGCATCGCAACCCCGGCCGTTGGCCATATGCAAAACCTCGCTCGCAACCCGATCATGATCGCGCTTTTCGTCGGCCTTTCGCTGGCCGGCTGCGCCTCCAAAAAGGGCTTGCCGAACGATGCCAACGGACTTGGCCTCAATGGTGCTGGCAATGCCCGTCCGGGTTCGCCGCAGGACTTCACGGTCAACGTCGGCGACCGCATCTTCTTCGACACCGATAGCTCGTCGATCCGTGCCGATGCCTCCCAGACGCTCGACCGTCAGGCTCAGTGGCTCGCTCGTTATCCGAACTACTCGATCACCGTCGAAGGCCATGCCGACGAACGCGGTACGCGCGAATACAACCTGGCTCTCGGCGCGCGCCGTGCTGCGGCTACCAAGGATTATCTCGCTTCCCGCGGCGTTCCGGCTCAGCGCATGAAGACGATCTCCTACGGCAAGGAACGTCCGGTCGCGACTTGCGACGATATTTCCTGCTGGTCGCAGAACCGTCGCGCCGTTACGGTGCTCAACGGCGCCGGTTCCTGA
- the tolB gene encoding Tol-Pal system beta propeller repeat protein TolB — protein sequence MIRKSLVRVLLVLAGLTAVLATPAYAVVEININKGNVQPMPIAITDLLSNDGLGAQVSGVIAADLQRSGLFAPINKQAFIEKISNPDSTPRFQDWTAINAQALVTGRVTQEGGRLRAEFRLWDTYGNQQMVGQQFYAQPDNWRRVAHIIADAIYEKITGEKGYFDTRVVFVAESGPKTARKTQLGIMDQDGFNARMLTDGSDLVLTPRFSPNRQEVTYMSFANQQPRVYLLQLQTGQRELVGNFPGMTFSPRFSPDGQRVIMSLQQEGNANIYTMDLRSRTTTRLTSTAAIDTSPSYSPDGTQIAFESDRGGKQQIYVMNADGSNQHRISFGDGSYSTPVWSPRGDLIAFTKQSGQTFSIGVMKTDGSGERLLTSGFHNEGPTWAPNGRVIMFFREPQGASGPQLYSIDLTGYNEQKIPTPGFASDPAWSPLLE from the coding sequence ATGATCAGAAAATCCCTCGTTCGTGTCCTGCTGGTGCTGGCAGGTCTGACGGCAGTCCTCGCCACTCCGGCTTACGCCGTGGTCGAGATCAACATCAACAAGGGCAACGTCCAGCCGATGCCGATCGCCATCACCGACCTTCTGTCGAATGATGGTCTGGGTGCGCAGGTCTCCGGCGTCATCGCCGCCGACCTGCAGCGGTCCGGCTTGTTCGCGCCGATCAACAAGCAGGCCTTTATCGAGAAGATCAGCAATCCCGATTCGACGCCGCGCTTCCAGGACTGGACGGCGATCAACGCACAGGCGCTGGTGACCGGCCGGGTGACGCAGGAAGGCGGTCGCCTTCGCGCCGAGTTCCGGCTGTGGGACACCTATGGCAACCAGCAAATGGTCGGCCAGCAATTCTATGCGCAGCCGGACAACTGGCGGCGCGTCGCTCACATCATCGCCGACGCGATCTACGAGAAGATCACCGGCGAGAAAGGCTACTTCGATACGCGCGTCGTCTTCGTCGCCGAAAGCGGTCCGAAGACGGCCCGCAAGACTCAGCTCGGCATCATGGACCAGGACGGTTTCAATGCGCGCATGCTGACGGATGGGAGCGACCTCGTGCTGACGCCACGCTTCTCGCCGAACCGGCAGGAGGTCACCTACATGTCCTTCGCGAACCAGCAGCCGCGCGTCTACCTCCTGCAGTTGCAGACGGGCCAGCGCGAACTGGTCGGCAACTTCCCGGGCATGACCTTCTCGCCGCGTTTCTCGCCGGATGGCCAGCGTGTGATCATGAGCCTGCAGCAGGAAGGCAACGCCAACATCTATACGATGGACCTGCGCTCGCGCACGACGACCCGCCTGACGTCGACGGCAGCCATCGACACGTCGCCTTCTTATTCGCCTGATGGCACGCAGATCGCCTTCGAAAGCGACCGCGGCGGCAAGCAGCAGATCTATGTGATGAATGCGGACGGTTCCAACCAGCACCGCATTTCCTTCGGCGACGGTTCCTACTCGACGCCGGTCTGGTCGCCGCGCGGCGATCTCATCGCCTTCACCAAACAGTCCGGTCAGACCTTCTCGATCGGCGTGATGAAGACTGATGGTTCGGGCGAGCGCCTGCTGACCTCGGGTTTCCACAATGAAGGCCCGACCTGGGCGCCGAACGGCCGCGTCATCATGTTCTTCCGCGAACCGCAAGGCGCCAGCGGGCCGCAGCTCTATTCGATCGACCTGACGGGTTACAACGAGCAGAAAATCCCGACCCCGGGCTTTGCCTCCGATCCCGCCTGGTCGCCGCTTCTCGAGTAG